Within the Neorhodopirellula lusitana genome, the region CGATATTATTCGCAGGCTTAATGTATCCCCCTTTTGCGCTGAACCAGTAAAATGCAGGGTTGATGGCACCGATTCACACAAGCGTGAGCTTCTCGAGCGAGCGAGAACACCAATTGATTTGACATCGGCCAAGAAAGTATGGCTTGAATCTGAATAAATTGGACTTCAGTTAGTCAGATTAGGAAGGCAACAAAAAGCTAGGCGATAATGCACCTTCGAGTGCAAGCCAAAGCGGCCAAAATCCTCAACTGCTTCAGCAGCCCAACAAGTGGCCTGCCCCTTTCAAGCTTCACCACACCAATGCACTCATCGCGTCCAATGCAAATGAGCCCGATTTCTCCTGTGTGACGAATGAACCACAGAGGCACCGTGGGACGCAAACACCCATTCTGTGCCCCTCCGTTTCGCTGTGGTTACACCGTCACGGAACCACCACGACGCCAGCAAGCAACTAACATCAGCATCCCTTCACCGACGCCGTTCGCAACCAAAGCGAGAAAACGTCGCAAGCCTGCTATTTCATAGCAAAAATAAGTGGTCGGGCCTGACCCCCTGCACCTGCAGCCCAACAAAGAAGCCTGCACACATTGCTATACTTGGCGGGCGAGACGCTTTCGCAATCCGGTCAGAGAACTATTCCGCGACCTAATAGCCTGTCTATTTTCGATCGTAGTAGGCACGGGCCCTGTGCCGTTCCGCGAAAAACATTTGAGAACGCAACGATTTTAGCTGGCGGACCGCACGACGGAGGGTCTCGGCAACTTGCAATGCAATTTTCAACAGACGGCTAACCAACCAATCTGGATAATAGATGATGGATGTTGTTCATTACAGCACTAGCGGTCGCTTTGAGACCGGGTTTTTCTACCGTGTAGCATTCGAGACTCTCGCCGAAAGCGACTGGGCGTTTTGGACCGACGACGACGAGGGCTGGTTGTTCTACGAGACGCCTCCTCGAGGTAAAGTTGTTGTCACGGACGAAGAAATCCAATCCAATTATATGGACTGCGGCCACTACTGGTTACAAACCAAAGGAACTTTTACAGTAACCGAACCTGCCCCAATATTGTCCGATGGGCTTGACTGGATTTTCACCAAAAGAGTCATTGACCTTTTTAAGCATTGCGATCTCAATAACTTCGTCACTCGTGAGGTCGCTCTCGAGGGACTCGAAACGGAACCCGGCGGCATCGTGAGCTTCCCGAGTCCAAGACGCCCGCTCGGAGTACCACTGGTCTTCGGCAGGTCCGAATCTCCGATCAAGTGTCCGGTGTGCAATGAATCCATGACATGTGAAAGCTGCGGTCGTATCCACATAAAATGCCAGGTCTGCGGGCACGGTCGCATTACGCCTGTACGCACGGGTAGCATTTTAGAAAAACTACCTTGGAAACCTGAAGAGGTTCCAGCTAAATACGGTGACTCCACAGTGGAAACTAGCCTGTGGAATGGACAAGATTTTTTTGAAATCAACCGAGTGCGCTGTGGCGGCCTTATTGTTTCGTACCGTGTGCTCGATATTATTCGGAGGCTTAACATCTCCCCATTTTGTGCCGAACCAGTAAAATGTAGGGTTGACGGCATCGACATACACAAGCGTGAACTTCTCGAGCGAGCGAGAACACCAATTAATTTGACATCGGCCAAGAAAGTATGGCTTGAATCCGAATAAATTGGACTTCAGTTAGTCAGATTAGGAAGGCAACAAAAAGCTAGGCGATAAAGCACCTTCGAGTGCAAGCCAAAGCGGCCAAAATCCTCAACTGCTTCAGCAGCCCAACAAGTGGCCTGCCCCTTTCAAGCTTCACCACACCAAAGCACGCACTCATCGCGTCCAGTGCAATTGGGCCCGATTTCTCCTGTGTGAGGAATGAACCACAGAGGCACAGAGTAACACAGAGCCACCGTGGGAAGGGAAATGTTAGGTGGGTGGCGCGCCCCGAACGCCTCCGTTTTGTGACTGTAATCAACTCCCCTCTATTATTTGAGCAAAAGTACTTTCATTGACATGATCAATCGCATTGAAGCCGACAACGGATCGTTGGTCATTCGCAGCTATCCCACCTGGATTGCAGGGTTCTGCTTGATCGTTCTCGCCGCGGTAGTGGTTCAAACCGTTCGTGGAGAATTGGCTTGGATCGACGCAGCCATTCCGACTTTTGTAGTGGTCGTCGCCATGTCGGTGCTTGAATACAAAGTCGCCACATTTCGCAGAGGCGATGCGCACGTGTTGGTCGAATCCATTCGCCCGGTTCATCGCGCACAAACCCAAATCCCCTTGGATCAGATCCGGTCAGTCAACCGAAGCACGGGACGGGGTGGCCACTCGCACGCCGGCGTCGTCCAACTGCGTACCGCTGAGGATGAAATATCGGTGACCTCGGTCGCGGCATTCAGCCCACGTAAACAAGTCGTCGCATTGCAGGCAATACGAGGCTTTTTGTCCGGTTCTGTCTAACGGATGATGTCATCTCGTAAAGCCCCGAATCCAACCAGGACTTCGGGAAGACCTAAGAAGCCAGGACTCGACATTGCTTCTGCTGCCCAACATTCAGCCCTGCCTCACCTTGGCTACGCTCAAACCGCGGAGATGTCATTGGAAATTTGATCGTCGAGTGTGGCATCGTAGGTATGTCGCCGAACGCTCTGCGGTCGGTGATGCTAGGTACCGACCGCGGAGCGTTCGGCCACAACAAGGAAGACGGCGGTGTCGTGGTCCGGCGGCAAATGGTTGCTGCTATCGCGCTGGTCGATAGCAAGACTTTCTGGCTAGGTCGACCGAAGCAACCAACCGCGCAAGGAGCAGGCAGCCTGCCTACTATCAACCCAGCGTGGCCAACCATTCGGCGATAAAGACTGGGGCGAGTCCATCGCCCCTTATCAATCTGAAACCAACGATGCGTCCCCGATGCCGGCGGATTCGATTTCCCGCGAAACGCAACGAGGTGGCCTGCGTCTTGTCTTTGACTCTTTCCGCTATGCTCCCAAACGATTCAGGACGATCATTCTATTCTCGCTAAGCGAATCGGCGGCTTCGTTCACGTGCAAACTTGTTGATGCGATGGACGCGATGACTGGTCCAATACGGGTAAGATCGTCCGGGCGAACTTGCGAAGAATCGCCTAGCATCAAAACGAAAAACGGTGGCCACCCTGAAGGTGGTCACCGTTATTTCTATGACGTGCGTGGAACTTCCCGCTGCGTTGCCGGTTACTAGGTAGTGGGCAATTCGACGAGTTGCTTGTCCTTGGCCATTTGGCGAATGTCTTCGGTGATCTTCATCGAGCAATACTTCGGTCCGCACATGCTGCAGAAGTGGGCGCTCTTGAAGGTGTCTTGGGGAAGTGTTTCGTCGTGGTAACGTTGAGCCGTTTCCGGATCCAATGACAAACGGAACTGTTCTTTCCAATCGAACGCGAAACGTGCACGCGACAGGGCGTCGTCGCGATCTTGGGCACCCTTGCGTCCGCGTGCCACGTCGGCGGCGTGAGCTGAAATCTTGTAGGCGATCACGCCTTGCTTGACGTCTTCTTCGTTAGGAAGACCCAAGTGCTCTTTCGGTGTCACGTAGCACAACATGGCTGCACCGTGCATGCCGGCGTTGGCCGCACCGATGCAACTGGTGATGTGATCGTAACCTGGTGCAATGTCGGTAACCAATGGACCGAGCACGTAAAACGGTGCACCTTGGCACACTTCGATTTGACGCTCGATGTTCATTTGGATTTGGTCAAGCGGGATGTGGCCGGGGCCTTCCACCATGACCTGGGTTCCTTTTTCCCAACCACGCTTGGTGCACTCACCAAGGACTTCCAATTCGGCAAACTGAGCATCGTCCGACGCATCCGCGATCGATCCGGGACGCAAGCCATCGCCGAGCGACCAAGTCACGTCGTATTCACGCATGATGTCGCACAGATCATCGAACGCTTCAAGCAATGGGTTTTGCTTGTTGTGTGACATCATCCACTTGGCGATCAACGAACCACCGCGGCTGACGATGCCGGTGACGCGATTGACGGTCAGGTGCAGGTGCTCGAGTTTGATACCGCAGTGGATCGTCATGTAATCGACGCCTTGCTTGGCTTGGTGCTCGACCATGTCCAAGAAGTGCTGCGCGTTCATGTCCTCGATGTTGCCGCCGAGTTCTTCCAGCATTTGGTAGATCGGCACAGTTCCGATCGGTACCGGGCTCTTGTCGATGATTTGACGGCGGATGTTGTCGATGTCTTTGCCGGTCGACAAATCCATCACCGTGTCGGCACCAAAGTGAACGGCCGTGTGCAACTTATCGAGCTCTTCGCCCACGTTGCTGGTCACGGCGCTGTTGCCGATATTGGCGTTAATCTTGCACTTCGCAGCGATCCCGATGGCCATCGGCTCAAGCGATCCAGCAGCGTGCACTTTATTCGCCGGAATCACCATTCGACCAGCGGCGACTTCGTCGCGAATCAGCTCAGGTGCGAGGTCTTCACGCTTGGCGACGAACTCCATTTCGGAAGTAATCTCACCCGCACGGGCGGCCAGCAACTGTGTCATTATAGGGAACTCGTATTCAGAGTAGGCAGATTCGGGAGCAAACAGGTCGCTCCCTTTATACGGCGACGGGGACGGATCGAGTAGTCCGCTCAATCTTCTTCCAGGGCAACAATCTTTTGTAGACGCCGAGCATGACGCTCTTGCGGCGTGTAACGCGCCTTCAAGAAAGCGCCGATAATTTCGTACGCCAGCTCGCTACCGATAATTCGGCCGCCGATGCACAAGATGTTCATGTCATCGTGCTCAACGCCTTGCCGAGCCGAGTAGGTGTCGTGGCAAATTGCAGCACGCATTCCAGTAATTTTATTGGCCGCGACGCTGACACCCACGCCACTTCCGCAAATCAGCAACCCGCGATCGGCCTGGCCCGACTGGATTCGCTCAGCCACCTCGACGGCAAAATCGGGATAATCGCAAGGCTCTTCGCTATCGGTGCCACAATCGATCAATTCCGACACGATTCCCGAAAATCGCTCCACAACGAGTTGTTTGAGTTCAAAACCAGCGTGATCGCCACCAACGGCCAATCGCAATGAAGAAGTGGAATCGCCGTCAGACATAGGAAAATGCGTGGGGGTGAAAGTGAAAACGCGAGAGAATGTGGGCTCGACACACGAGACTCGCCAAATTGACAAGCTGCCAAGCCGGCACGAGGCGATAGTCTAGGCACTGGCGATAGAATCGGGAATGGTCGACCCAAAATCGAATCAACAGGCACGAACGAAAAGCTGCAAGGACCGGTCTGGGTAACCACGGTGAAATAGCGAGGACTCGAAACTGCCGCCTTGAAACGGCAAGCCGCGACGAATCCAACATTCCACGCGACCCAAAATCCACCAAGCTAACGCAGCAACAACCCGGCAACCGCCCCGGTCATGCAGCACGCCAACAGGCCGCCGAACATGGCTCGCATGCCCAACTGGGCCAGTTCTGCTTTTCGCTGGGGAGCCAAACCACCCACGCCACCCACCTGGATCCCGATTGCCGCGAAGTTACTGAACCCGGCCAACGCGTAAGTTAGCACGCTGGCGGTCCGTTCACTCAGCGGCGGTGAGGACGACTTCATGATCTCGCCCAGCTGTTGAAAGGCGACAAATTCATTGGCGACCGTTTTCATTCCGATCAAACGCCCTGCCACCATGCACTCGTCCGTCGGTATCCCCAACAACCAAGCCAGCGGCCAGCCGACGTATCCCAAAATCAGCCCCAGTGAAATCGCAGGATCACCCCCGGCATCGATCCAGCCAACCGTTTGGCAAACCGCACCCAGCAACGTATCGATCAGCGCGATCAAAGCCAGAAACGCGATCAACATCGCCGCCACATTCAACGCCAGCTTCATCCCCTCGCTGGCACCTTCGACCGCCGCACCGATCACGTTGGCGGGTTCACCCGGAATAACGACCTCCGGCGCCGGCAAATCCTCACTTATTGCTTTCACCTTGCGAGTCTCTTCCCATTGATCGCCTGTCTCCGGCGAAACGTCACCGGTGAAGTCGCCAGCTGTTTTATCTGACGCCAAATCGGAACTTGTCGTCGTTTCGACCTCCGGGACCATCACTTTGGCAATCAACAAGGCGGCTGGCGCACTGATCACCGAAGCGGTCAACAAGTGCCCGATATCGATTCCCATCCCGGCGTAGGCTCCCAACAAGCCACCGGTCACGGTCGCAAACCCGCCCGTCATCATCGCACACAATTCACTGCGGCTCATCGTGTTCAAGTAAGGCCGCACGACCAGCGGAGCCTCCGTATGCCCAACGAACACGTTCGCCGCGGCGGCCAGCGTTTCTGGTCCGCTAGTGCCCAGCGTGAACCGCATCACCCAAGCCATCCCCGCCACCAACTTTTGCATCACGCCCAGGTAATACAGCACGCTCATCAGCGACGAAAAGAAGATCACCGTCGGCAGGACGCCAAACGCAAACGTCGCGATCAATCCGTTCCCGAGTGAATCGCCACCCCGGAACAGAAAGCCGCTGCCCACGTCAACGTTGCCCATCACGGCAGTGAAACCGTCACCGATTTTGGAGAACAACCAACGCCCCGGCGAGGTCCGCATGACCAGAAACGCGAGCACGAATTGCAGCCCCAACCCGCCCAACACGATTCGCCAAGGGAAGCGACGCCGATCCGTACTAACCAGCCAAGCCAAAGCGACAAACACGACCAGGCCCAGCACACACGTGCCACGTGATAACAATTCGTTCAAGATTGGTGTCCGCGAAAGAAAAGCGAATGGACGAGCACGCCGTCGAATGAAATCCCAAGTCCCGCCAGTTCTCCAAGCGGCCCAGGTCTTTTCAGACTGGCATCGCAACACATCGACTGGCCTCGGGATGCATCCATGTTAACGTGCACGGCACGGCCGGTGGCTTCATCCAGCTAGGCTTGTCCAGTTGTGGCACGACCGGATGGGCAGAACCGAATGAAAGCGTGCCGTGAATCGCAAAGCCTTTTGAAACCGAGATTTTAGGCCGCTTCCAGCTTCAACCAAACGCTCAGATTCCCACCCCCGAATTCCCACCCCCGAATTCCCACCCCCGAATTCCCACCCTCACATTCCCACCCAAGACACATTCGGCTGGATGATCCATCCGCGTGCCTCCTAGGGGCTACCACCAACCCTTAGCAATCAGAGTGGGTAGCGAGGCTTCAACTGCCCGCGAATAGCTCGCAAAACTCCCGTTCGATCAAGTGTCCGTTCCAAAAGCACCCACCTTGCCTCGCCAGATTCCTTCCCGGACCGCGAGCACCAGCGTGGAACAAGAACACCCCGCGAAGTCCAATTCGACCGAATTGAATTGCACGTCAAAAAAGTGCTTTGATCTGGGTAGGTAAATGACTAAGTCATTTGTAGTAAGCTCTTGCGATGCCCCCACCGAAGCCGGCTTTCGACCGGGGATGACCGCACACCGTTGACCCAGCACTACGGTTTGATGTTGAGCAAGACGCACGATTCGTGATAACGAGTCAGCGGTTGCGTTTAACTTTGGACCGTCGCTCTATTGAGGCATTCAAGCTTTTGGACTATCAGCTCCCTGCACGATTATCCCAACGCTGTGATTGGCGGAAGTCACCCGATCAGACGGACCATGCGCCCGGTGAGTTCGTTTTGTATTGGATGCACAATGCGGTCCGAGGCCACGAGAATCCGGCCCTCGACGTCGCCGTGCAACTCGCTGTGCAGAATGGCTTGCCCGTTTTGGTCTATCACGGCCTTGCCGAAAACTACCCGTACGCGTCGGATCGACATCATGTCTTCATCCTGCAAGCGGCCCGCGATGTCCAGCGGGAACTGAACGTCGCCGGAATCCCCTACGCGTTTCATTTGGAACGAACCGGCCATCGTGGCCCGCATCTACGCGACCTCGCTCGCCGCGCCGCCGCGTTGGTGACCGAGACCATGCCAGTGGTTCCGCTGGCGTGTTGGACCGAGCGACTGACCGGCATCGTGACGACACCCATCGTCACCGTGGACACCTCGTGCGTGTTGCCAATGCCACAAGCCAACGCCTTAATGGAAAAAGCAAGTAGCCGAACGCATAAAGGTACCCAAAAACAAGCGGGTCTCAACCAAGGCGATCTTAACGGGGAAGACGAACCCCGATCCGACGATACCTCGCGTGACTTCCAGGCCGATGACCAACGCGACGACAAACCCAAGTGGTACACCCAACTGGACGTCTATAAACAGACGACGAAGTCGGCCTACGAACTGGCGATCCGGCAACCTTATTCCCAAACCAACGAAACAGTGGTGGATGCTGCTGAGTTGGTTCCACTTGAAGTCGATGAGGCCTTTCTAGGATTTGAGCCACTGGATCTGCAGGACGCGAACCTGGCCGAGCTCGTCCGCTACTGCAAGATTGACCATTCGGTTGCCCCAGTCCCCGACTCGCCAGGCGGAAGTCGCGCGGGTTACGATCGTTGGCACCGTTATCGTGAACACGGACTGACTGAGTACGGTTCACGCCGATGCGATTCGGCAGACTCGATCGGTGGGAGTCGACTGAGTGCGTATCTACACTTCGGCATGGTCAGCCCTTTTCGGATTGCGTTTGAAGCGGCTCAAACCCGTGACTCAATCCCAAAGCCGAACGAAGGCGTGGAAGCTTCCAGTGCAACCGTTGGCAACAACGCAAGCACAGACCAAGCGAGTCAATCGATCGACAAGTTCTTGAACGAACTGCTTTATCGTCGAGAGCTCTCGTTTCACTTTTGTCAACACCGTCTTCACGAGCTCGACACGCTTGACGCAGTCCCTCAATGGGCACAGACATC harbors:
- the thiC gene encoding phosphomethylpyrimidine synthase ThiC, whose product is MTQLLAARAGEITSEMEFVAKREDLAPELIRDEVAAGRMVIPANKVHAAGSLEPMAIGIAAKCKINANIGNSAVTSNVGEELDKLHTAVHFGADTVMDLSTGKDIDNIRRQIIDKSPVPIGTVPIYQMLEELGGNIEDMNAQHFLDMVEHQAKQGVDYMTIHCGIKLEHLHLTVNRVTGIVSRGGSLIAKWMMSHNKQNPLLEAFDDLCDIMREYDVTWSLGDGLRPGSIADASDDAQFAELEVLGECTKRGWEKGTQVMVEGPGHIPLDQIQMNIERQIEVCQGAPFYVLGPLVTDIAPGYDHITSCIGAANAGMHGAAMLCYVTPKEHLGLPNEEDVKQGVIAYKISAHAADVARGRKGAQDRDDALSRARFAFDWKEQFRLSLDPETAQRYHDETLPQDTFKSAHFCSMCGPKYCSMKITEDIRQMAKDKQLVELPTT
- the rpiB gene encoding ribose 5-phosphate isomerase B, with amino-acid sequence MSDGDSTSSLRLAVGGDHAGFELKQLVVERFSGIVSELIDCGTDSEEPCDYPDFAVEVAERIQSGQADRGLLICGSGVGVSVAANKITGMRAAICHDTYSARQGVEHDDMNILCIGGRIIGSELAYEIIGAFLKARYTPQERHARRLQKIVALEED
- a CDS encoding NupC/NupG family nucleoside CNT transporter, with the translated sequence MNELLSRGTCVLGLVVFVALAWLVSTDRRRFPWRIVLGGLGLQFVLAFLVMRTSPGRWLFSKIGDGFTAVMGNVDVGSGFLFRGGDSLGNGLIATFAFGVLPTVIFFSSLMSVLYYLGVMQKLVAGMAWVMRFTLGTSGPETLAAAANVFVGHTEAPLVVRPYLNTMSRSELCAMMTGGFATVTGGLLGAYAGMGIDIGHLLTASVISAPAALLIAKVMVPEVETTTSSDLASDKTAGDFTGDVSPETGDQWEETRKVKAISEDLPAPEVVIPGEPANVIGAAVEGASEGMKLALNVAAMLIAFLALIALIDTLLGAVCQTVGWIDAGGDPAISLGLILGYVGWPLAWLLGIPTDECMVAGRLIGMKTVANEFVAFQQLGEIMKSSSPPLSERTASVLTYALAGFSNFAAIGIQVGGVGGLAPQRKAELAQLGMRAMFGGLLACCMTGAVAGLLLR